Proteins encoded by one window of Streptomyces sp. ALI-76-A:
- a CDS encoding ABC transporter permease encodes MNLLNFMNAFFTDSAHWKGYDGIPTRLAEHVGYSLLALAVAAAIGLPVGLLTGHTGRGGNALAFIATAARALPSFGLLVLMFVILGLGLLPVMIPLVVLAVPPILVTTYEAMRSVDPSPVDAARGMGMHESRILFQVELPVALPLILSGLRSAAIQIVSTATIAAYVSFGGLGRYIVDGLYQRDYEKVVGGATLTAVMALVTLGIFWAVNRIAVSPGVRRGG; translated from the coding sequence GTGAACCTGCTGAACTTCATGAACGCGTTCTTCACCGACAGCGCCCACTGGAAGGGCTACGACGGCATCCCCACCCGGCTGGCCGAGCACGTCGGGTACTCCCTGCTGGCACTCGCCGTCGCCGCCGCCATCGGCCTGCCCGTCGGCCTGCTGACCGGGCACACCGGCCGCGGCGGCAACGCGCTCGCGTTCATCGCCACCGCCGCCCGCGCCCTGCCCAGCTTCGGTCTGCTGGTGCTGATGTTCGTCATCCTCGGGCTCGGCCTGCTGCCCGTGATGATCCCGCTGGTCGTCCTCGCCGTCCCGCCGATCCTGGTCACCACCTACGAGGCGATGCGCTCCGTCGACCCGTCCCCGGTGGACGCGGCCCGCGGCATGGGTATGCACGAGTCCCGGATCCTGTTCCAGGTGGAGCTGCCGGTGGCCCTCCCGCTGATCCTCAGCGGCCTGCGCTCGGCGGCCATCCAGATCGTCTCCACGGCCACCATCGCCGCGTACGTCTCCTTCGGCGGCCTCGGCCGGTACATCGTCGACGGTCTCTACCAGCGCGACTACGAGAAGGTCGTGGGCGGTGCCACCCTGACCGCGGTGATGGCGCTGGTGACGCTCGGGATCTTCTGGGCGGTGAACCGGATCGCGGTGTCACCCGGCGTGCGCCGCGGCGGCTGA